In one window of Qipengyuania profundimaris DNA:
- the aguB gene encoding N-carbamoylputrescine amidase: MRDITVAALQLPLGSDDEQTNIAAVGEMVEQAAARGAEIVLPPELFAGPYFCQVEDEALFARARPKAEHPSVIAMRKLAAKLKVAIPTSFFERDGHHYYNTLAMIGPDGEIMGTYRKSHIPDGPGYEEKYYFRPGNDGFKVWDVMGTRIGVGVCWDQWYPEAARVMALMGAELLFYPTAIGSEPYDAEFDTSRMWQRAMQGHSVSNCMPVIAANRIGKEGNADFYGHSFITNEWGDKLVEFGREEDGVLVATLDLDQAAIHRAGMGFFRDRRPQLYGRIAEDI, encoded by the coding sequence ATGAGAGACATTACCGTCGCCGCCCTCCAGCTGCCGCTCGGCAGCGACGACGAGCAGACCAATATCGCCGCAGTCGGCGAAATGGTCGAACAGGCCGCCGCGCGCGGGGCCGAAATCGTCCTGCCGCCCGAGCTCTTCGCTGGCCCCTATTTCTGCCAGGTCGAGGACGAGGCGCTGTTCGCCCGCGCGCGCCCGAAGGCGGAGCATCCCTCTGTCATCGCGATGCGCAAGCTGGCGGCCAAGCTGAAAGTCGCCATCCCGACCAGCTTCTTCGAGCGCGACGGACACCACTATTACAACACGCTCGCCATGATCGGCCCCGACGGCGAGATCATGGGCACCTATCGCAAGAGCCACATTCCCGACGGGCCGGGCTATGAGGAGAAGTACTATTTCCGCCCCGGCAACGACGGGTTCAAGGTGTGGGACGTCATGGGGACGCGCATTGGAGTCGGCGTGTGCTGGGACCAGTGGTATCCCGAAGCGGCACGCGTGATGGCGCTGATGGGGGCCGAGCTGCTGTTCTACCCGACCGCAATCGGCTCCGAACCCTATGACGCCGAATTCGACACCAGCCGCATGTGGCAGCGCGCCATGCAGGGGCACAGCGTCTCGAACTGCATGCCGGTGATCGCGGCGAACCGGATCGGCAAGGAAGGCAATGCCGACTTTTACGGCCACAGCTTCATCACCAACGAATGGGGCGACAAGCTGGTGGAATTCGGTCGCGAGGAGGACGGCGTGCTGGTCGCGACGCTCGATCTCGACCAGGCCGCGATCCACCGCGCGGGCATGGGCTTCTTCCGCGACCGGCGACCGCAGCTCTACGGGCGCATCGCCGAGGATATCTGA
- a CDS encoding M20/M25/M40 family metallo-hydrolase has translation MRKLMLALAAGAAVCAPLAAQDTNAVEQRTEHQQMMRALYADIIAFRTARGHQRMDEMVAYLVRRLSEAGFAAEDLMVTDYDSEGEPTQGLVVRYPGNGASGKKPIVMLAHMDVVDALPKDWDRAPFTLTEEDGYFYARGTQDNKYGVANLTGTFMRLKQEGWVPNRDLYLVFSGDEETGMISTRAQAKWVAENVDPAYVLNSDAGGIGLADDFSPLAQQVQLAEKTYVTFDLTVTNSGGHSSRPRSDNAIYELAAALTKIADHRFPVRESELTRSYFAALGRSVPGALGDAMTRFAEDPSDAEAIEIIRADPGFVGTLGTTCVATMLEAGHAENALPQSASAAVNCRVWPGEGVDSVKATLAEVIGNPDVAITQRAEATESGMSSFPDEVRVALAKSLAARFGREIPMIPNMSSGGTDGMHYRTLGYDTIAIGAGASRPEDIYSHGLNERMRVDAFYDGLDHWSIILKELAGS, from the coding sequence ATGCGTAAACTGATGCTGGCACTTGCAGCGGGAGCCGCGGTCTGCGCGCCCCTCGCCGCGCAAGACACGAACGCGGTCGAACAGCGCACCGAGCACCAGCAGATGATGCGCGCGCTCTATGCCGACATCATCGCCTTCCGCACCGCGCGCGGACACCAGCGGATGGACGAGATGGTCGCCTATCTGGTCAGGCGGCTGTCCGAAGCGGGTTTTGCAGCCGAGGACCTTATGGTGACCGATTACGATAGCGAGGGCGAGCCGACGCAGGGGCTCGTCGTGCGCTATCCCGGCAATGGCGCGTCGGGCAAGAAACCCATCGTCATGCTCGCACATATGGACGTAGTCGATGCGCTGCCCAAGGACTGGGATCGCGCGCCGTTCACGCTGACCGAGGAAGACGGCTATTTCTACGCCCGCGGCACGCAGGACAACAAATACGGCGTCGCCAATCTCACCGGCACCTTCATGCGGCTGAAGCAGGAAGGCTGGGTGCCGAACCGCGACCTCTACCTCGTGTTCTCCGGCGACGAGGAAACCGGCATGATTTCGACCCGTGCGCAGGCAAAGTGGGTCGCGGAGAATGTGGACCCCGCCTATGTCCTCAATTCGGACGCAGGCGGCATCGGGCTGGCCGACGATTTCTCTCCGCTGGCGCAGCAGGTCCAGCTGGCCGAGAAGACATATGTTACCTTCGACCTCACGGTGACCAATTCCGGCGGCCATTCCTCTCGCCCGCGCAGCGACAATGCAATCTACGAGCTGGCTGCCGCGCTGACGAAGATCGCCGACCATCGCTTTCCCGTGCGCGAGAGCGAGCTCACCCGCAGCTATTTCGCGGCGCTGGGCCGGAGCGTGCCTGGCGCGCTCGGCGATGCGATGACGCGCTTTGCCGAAGACCCGAGCGATGCCGAAGCCATCGAGATCATCCGCGCCGATCCCGGCTTCGTCGGCACGCTCGGCACGACCTGCGTCGCGACCATGCTGGAGGCCGGACATGCCGAAAACGCTCTGCCGCAATCGGCCAGCGCCGCGGTCAATTGCCGGGTGTGGCCGGGCGAGGGCGTCGATAGCGTGAAGGCGACGCTGGCCGAGGTCATCGGCAATCCCGACGTCGCGATCACCCAGCGCGCAGAGGCAACCGAGAGCGGCATGAGCAGCTTTCCCGACGAAGTCCGCGTGGCGCTGGCCAAATCGCTGGCGGCGCGCTTCGGGCGCGAAATCCCGATGATCCCGAACATGTCCTCGGGCGGCACGGACGGCATGCATTACCGGACGCTGGGCTACGACACGATCGCCATCGGTGCGGGAGCCAGCCGACCGGAGGACATCTACTCCCACGGCCTCAACGAACGCATGCGGGTCGACGCCTTCTACGACGGGCTCGACCACTGGTCGATCATCCTGAAGGAACTGGCGGGCAGCTAG
- a CDS encoding SIMPL domain-containing protein, with translation MISVRYLALAAAPLALAACERADDARGVDHGETLLSVSASGQAESRPDRAQFRAGIETFSRDATSASEANAEKIAEIVTALRELGVAEEDIQTQSVNVGRIEYGDREGQYRAMNVVEVTMDDPDRAGAAVTAVTEAGANVLSGPSLTMSDPEATANLAYADAYKAARQRAEAYAEAAGMEVSRVLYIRDAGGQQGQTWLRGAEAMNEAMVQRTSPAAPPPPPPVSTGPRPEEGGMMVGTTRSNVYIQVDFALREK, from the coding sequence ATGATTAGCGTTCGTTATCTGGCTCTCGCCGCTGCCCCACTCGCTCTCGCCGCCTGTGAGCGGGCCGACGACGCGCGCGGTGTCGACCACGGTGAGACCCTGCTCTCGGTCAGCGCCAGCGGGCAGGCGGAAAGCCGCCCCGACCGCGCGCAATTCCGCGCAGGGATCGAGACATTCAGCCGCGATGCCACCTCCGCCAGCGAGGCCAATGCCGAAAAGATCGCCGAGATCGTCACGGCCCTGCGCGAACTCGGCGTCGCAGAGGAGGACATCCAGACGCAGAGCGTCAACGTCGGCCGGATCGAATATGGCGACCGCGAGGGGCAGTACCGGGCGATGAATGTGGTCGAGGTGACGATGGATGATCCCGACCGTGCGGGCGCCGCCGTCACCGCCGTGACCGAAGCAGGCGCGAATGTCCTGTCCGGCCCCAGCCTGACGATGAGCGATCCCGAAGCCACCGCCAATCTCGCCTATGCCGACGCCTACAAGGCGGCGCGGCAGCGGGCGGAAGCCTATGCCGAGGCGGCGGGAATGGAAGTCAGCCGGGTGCTCTATATTCGCGATGCCGGCGGCCAGCAGGGCCAGACCTGGCTGCGCGGTGCGGAGGCGATGAACGAGGCGATGGTCCAGCGCACCTCGCCGGCAGCGCCGCCGCCCCCGCCACCGGTGAGCACGGGGCCGCGCCCCGAGGAAGGCGGCATGATGGTCGGCACCACGCGCAGCAATGTCTATATCCAGGTGGACTTCGCGCTGCGGGAGAAATAG
- a CDS encoding TolC family protein produces the protein MDGVKYLKGRILAGVSLALMVSASPALASQQEDALPDDQNATELPDPGVSLPTVTEVTELPDPGESPLQLDFGADPILGLADSAADPELFRRIVASSLQANASRREVEAQVDLAEAQVDEAEAGHFPTVDLNFTTYKTITRNFGDDPFNLLERSRPRERSDATAAVEYTIFDWGAVNGAILAAQARLRAAGYERDAALTGLVNDVVTNWYSVFAYQSLSRLAEGYLAAQDGIDEALDKRIAQGVNAPADRARVETLRADGQIRLAQFERRLASAEARFAELTGVPPPPLLQRPPVLSDMRISRDYAVMAASEAPAVKSAEAAAEAARIDVRNSWASQAPKLTARVDAGRYGVFEDQEDYDVRGSLNLRYRLFGGALARDDQARARSAAAEATADRIRQESERDAAIIWADVQALEQQLVALEAAYVSARQTRDVVFRRFAALRGTLFDVADAQSAYLSAAIAYIEGLTQLDASRYVLLARTGRLLEQFDMEGQP, from the coding sequence GTGGACGGAGTTAAGTATCTGAAGGGCCGGATTTTGGCTGGGGTCTCGCTCGCCTTGATGGTGAGCGCTTCGCCTGCGCTTGCCTCGCAGCAGGAAGACGCACTGCCAGACGATCAGAACGCGACGGAACTACCCGATCCGGGCGTGAGCCTGCCGACCGTCACGGAAGTCACCGAACTTCCCGACCCCGGCGAGAGCCCGCTCCAGCTCGATTTCGGTGCCGACCCCATTCTCGGCCTTGCCGACAGTGCGGCAGATCCAGAGCTTTTCCGGCGGATCGTGGCATCGTCGCTGCAAGCCAATGCCTCGCGCCGCGAGGTCGAGGCCCAGGTCGATCTGGCCGAAGCGCAGGTAGACGAGGCGGAAGCCGGACACTTCCCGACGGTTGATCTCAACTTCACGACCTACAAGACCATCACGCGCAATTTCGGCGACGATCCCTTCAACCTGCTCGAACGCTCGCGCCCCCGCGAGCGCTCCGATGCGACTGCGGCCGTGGAGTACACGATCTTCGACTGGGGTGCCGTCAACGGCGCCATCCTCGCCGCGCAAGCGCGTCTGCGAGCGGCTGGATACGAACGCGACGCAGCGCTCACGGGCCTGGTCAACGATGTCGTGACCAATTGGTACAGCGTGTTCGCCTACCAGTCGCTAAGCCGCCTCGCCGAGGGCTATCTTGCAGCGCAGGACGGCATCGACGAGGCCCTCGACAAGCGCATTGCCCAGGGCGTCAACGCGCCTGCGGACCGAGCGCGGGTGGAAACCCTGCGGGCCGACGGGCAAATCCGCCTGGCGCAATTCGAGCGGCGGCTGGCTTCGGCAGAGGCGCGCTTCGCCGAGCTTACCGGCGTGCCGCCGCCGCCCCTGTTGCAGCGCCCTCCGGTATTGTCGGACATGCGGATCAGCCGCGACTACGCCGTGATGGCCGCCAGCGAAGCGCCTGCGGTCAAGAGCGCCGAAGCCGCTGCCGAAGCCGCACGGATTGATGTGCGTAACAGCTGGGCCAGCCAGGCCCCGAAGCTGACCGCGCGGGTCGATGCCGGCCGCTATGGCGTGTTCGAGGATCAGGAAGACTACGACGTCCGCGGTAGCCTGAACCTGCGTTATCGCCTGTTCGGCGGCGCGCTGGCGCGAGACGATCAGGCACGCGCCCGCTCCGCCGCCGCAGAGGCGACGGCCGACCGCATCCGCCAGGAAAGCGAGCGCGATGCCGCGATCATCTGGGCCGACGTGCAGGCGCTGGAGCAGCAGCTGGTCGCGCTGGAAGCTGCCTATGTCTCCGCCCGGCAGACCCGCGACGTGGTCTTCCGCCGCTTCGCCGCGCTGCGCGGCACGCTGTTCGACGTGGCCGACGCGCAAAGCGCCTATCTGTCTGCCGCCATCGCCTATATCGAAGGGCTGACCCAGCTCGACGCCTCGCGCTATGTCCTGCTGGCGCGCACAGGACGCCTGCTCGAACAGTTCGACATGGAGGGCCAGCCATGA
- the folK gene encoding 2-amino-4-hydroxy-6-hydroxymethyldihydropteridine diphosphokinase, translating to MSEASGHRYIVALGSNMRLSGVGGPRAVLDAAIESLADSEMDVLARSPTIATVPVGPSQRRYANAAILVASPLSPPDMLVLLQTAEREFGRKRRGQRWRARTLDLDVVLWSGGIWGSPDLAIPHPTFRERPFVLTPAAHIAPSWRDPLTGLTLRQLAARAT from the coding sequence ATGAGCGAGGCAAGCGGACATCGCTATATCGTGGCGCTGGGGTCGAACATGCGGCTGTCCGGCGTAGGCGGGCCGCGCGCGGTGCTGGACGCGGCAATCGAAAGTCTGGCGGACAGCGAGATGGACGTGCTGGCAAGATCTCCGACCATCGCAACCGTGCCGGTCGGCCCGTCGCAGCGGCGTTATGCCAATGCCGCGATACTGGTCGCGAGCCCGCTTTCTCCGCCAGACATGCTGGTACTGCTGCAGACAGCCGAGCGGGAGTTCGGCCGGAAGAGGCGGGGCCAACGCTGGCGGGCCCGCACGCTGGATCTTGACGTGGTACTGTGGAGCGGTGGCATCTGGGGGTCGCCGGACCTGGCGATCCCGCATCCGACCTTCCGCGAGCGGCCCTTCGTGCTCACCCCGGCAGCGCACATCGCACCTAGCTGGCGCGACCCGCTTACGGGGCTTACCCTGCGCCAGCTCGCAGCGCGCGCGACTTGA